The genomic window GGCCTCGGGTTCGCTGGCCGCGTCGTGCGCCTCAAACTCCGCTATGAGCACGGAGCCCCGGAACCGGGCAGGAGCATGATCGGCAAATTCGCCGCCCCCCTGGCGAGCGCCCGGGAGCTGCTCAATGACTTCGGCGGTTACCAGCGCGAGGTCCGCTTCTACGCCGAGCTCGCTGGCAACACCGGCCTGCCGGCGCCCGCGTGCTACTACCACGCTTATGACTCGCGTAACGGCACCTTCGTGCTGTTGCTCGAGGACCTCGCGGCCTCCAGGCTTGGGGACCAGGTCACCGGCGCGAGCTACGAGGAGGCGGAATTCGTCGTCTCCCACCTCGCCCGCTTCCACGCCCGCTGGTGGAACGACGCCTCGCTGCTGGAGCTCCCCTGGGCGCAACCCTCCCGCGCGGCCATCGAGAAGCTGCCGGACCTCTTCGAGCGCGGGCTCGGGCCGCTGCGTGAGACGATGACGGGGCGCTTCGAGGACGTGATGCGGCTCGTCCAGAGGCTACGGCCGTTGGTGCCGGAGCTGGCCCAGATGTACGGCAGCCAGTTCCCGCCCAGGCCCTACACCCTGGTCCACGGCGATATGCGCATGGACAATCTCTTCTTCCCAGTCGAAGGCCGCGGCCGCTTCGCGGTCGTGGACTGGCAGGGCGCCGCCATCGGTTCGCCGGGTAACGAACTGGCCTACTTCCTGATCCTCAGCCTGCCTGTCGCGGTGCGCCGCCAGCACGAGGCTTCCCTGATCGCCCGTTATCACTCGGAGCTCGTCGCATACGGAGTCAGGGATTACCCTCTGCAGGCCCTGAAGCGCGACTACGACCGTGGCATTCTCATCCAACTGCTCGGCCTGCCGGTCCTGAGCGGCAACCTGGACTTCAGCTCCGAGCGGGGACAAGCTCTCGCCACCGCTGCCCTCGAACGCCTCAGCGCCGCGGCCGCGGACCTCAAGGCGGCCCGGATCATCACGGTCCTCACCTGGGTGCTCCGTCTTCAGCGCCTCGGCAGGGCGATCCGCCGGCGGCTGCCCTCTATGCGTCGCCGCGGCTGAATTCACGCCCGCGCTCCCGTCTCACGTCGTGCTGCCCCTGGCGGGCGGCACGCTCAGTCGCGAGTATGCGCTGGGGCCTTCGCCGCCTCCACCACGATGTACCCTTTCCAGCGCGCGGCGATCTCGACGTTCCCGAATACCGCGCCGACCTCGCGGCGGAGGCTCAGGAGCCTGTTGACGACCATGTAGAGCCGCCCGTGCGGCTTGAGCACTGCATAGGCGCCGGCGACCATGTCGTCCAGGACCTCCCGGCCCGAGTGCGTCGGCGGGTTGGAGGCGACGATGTCGAAGCGGGCGCCGCGGGGCAGGTCATGGACTCCGTCGCCGAGCACGACTTCGGCGTTCGTCACGCCGTTGAGCGCCAGGTTTCGCTCCGCCAGCCGCGTCGCCCTGATGTCGCTGTCCACCAGAACCACGTGTCCCTTCGTCGCCAGCTTTGCAGCCACGATGCCGATGGCGCCGTAGCCGCAGCCCAGATCCAGCACGCGTGCGGCGGGCGACACCCGCATCGTCTCGATCAGCAGGCGCGTCCCGGGGTCGAGGCCACGGTGCGCGAACACCCCGGGCTGGGTCTCCAGCGTCAGGTCGAAGCCGCGCACCCGTTCCCGAATGACCTGCGTCCGCACGCAGCTACTATAAGCGCGCGGCGGGCGCCTCCCGCGACGCCCATCCATATGAAGCCGGCCTGCGACCCTCTACCATAGAGCCGCTGGGCGCGGCCCGCGGCGGCAGCGCTCCATCCATCCATGGCAGGCGACCGGTCATGACCGCTGCACGTCCGAAAGACCAAGAAATACAAATCGAAATCGGCTACGGCCGTTCCACGGCGGACTCGCCATGTTCGTAATCGGGACCGCCGGCCACGTCGACCACGGCAAGTCCACGCTCGTCCGGGCCCTCACCGGAATCGACCCCGACCGCCTACAGGAGGAGAAGGACCGGGGCATGACGATCGACCTTGGCTTCGCCTGGCTCGACCTGGGCCCGGGCGAAGACGGCGCCGGCGCCCTCGGTGAGGTCAGCATCGTCGACGTCCCCGGCCACGAGCGCTTCATCAAGAACATGCTCGCCGGCGCCGGCGGCATCGACCTCGCGCTGCTGGTCGTGGCGGCAGACGAAGGCGTCATGCCCCAGACGCGCGAGCACCTCGCGATCCTGGACCTGCTTGGCGTGCGCCAGGGCGTCGTCGCCCTCACGAAGAGCGACCTGGTGGAGAAAGACTGGCTCGAACTGGTGGCCGTGGAGGTCGAGGAGACTCTGGAGGGCACTACGCTCGAAGGCTCCCCGGTAGTGCCCTGCTCTGGAGCCACCGGCGAAGGCCTGCCAGCCCTCGTGGACGCGGTCCGGGCAGCCCTGGCGAGGACGCCGCCAAAGCGCGACATGGGCCGGCCCCGCCTGCCCATCGACCGTGCGTTTACGGTCGCGGGCTTCGGGACCGTGGTCACCGGCACGCTTATCGACGGCTCCCTGCAGGTCGGGGACGAGGTCGAAGTGGTGCCGGCCTTCGAGGGCGGACACCTCACGGCGCTGAGGTCCCGGGTGCGTGGCCTCCAGAGCCACCGCCATGCGGTCAAGCAAGCGCGCCCGGGCACCCGCACGGCCATAAACCTGGCTGGCATCGATGTCGAAGACCTCTCGCGCGGCCAGGTTGTGGCGCGGCCGGGCTGGCTGCGCCCCACTTTCGCGGTGGACGTCCGGCTGCGCGCGCTGAGGTCGCTCCCGCGGCCGCTGCGGCACAACCTCAACGTCTCCTTCCACAGCGGCGCCGCGGAGGCCCCCGCGAAGCTGCGCCTGCTGGAGTCGGACCAACTCGCGCCGGGAGCCGAGGGCTGGGCGCAGGTGCGCCTTGCCCGGCCCATGGCACTGGTCTCGGGCGACCGCTTCGTGGTCCGTGACGCCAACGACACGCTCGGTGGCGGCGTCATCGTCGCCACGCAGGCAAAGCGCCATCCCCGGCGCAGACAGCAGGTCTTCGACCAGCTCGAGCGCCTGAGCCGCGGCTCACCCGAGGACGCCCTGCTCGCCGCGCTCGCCCGCGGCCAGCCCGCCGAGCCGGAGGCGCTGATCGCGGCCTCGGAGGCAGGGCCGGAGCAGGCGCGCGCCTCCCTGGCGGGCCTGATCGCCGCCGGGCGAGTCGTCGAGCTCCGTGCCGAAGGCGCCACTTTCGTGTGCACGGCGGAGTACCTGGACTCTCTGCGCGACAGGGTCACCGCCGAGGCAGAGGCCTACCAGCGGGAGCACCCGCTCCGGAGCGGCATCCCTCGCGAGGAGCTGCGCAGCCGCCTCGAACTCCCGGCCCGCGTCTTCGCCGCGCTCGTCGCGGCCCTCGTCGAGTCCGGAGCCCTGGCGGAGAAGGGCGCCGCGCTCTCGACGCCGGGCTGGACGCCTCGCCTTACCGCCGCCGAGCAGGCCCGGGCTGACGCCTACCTGCGCGCCCTGCGCGCCACACCGTATTCCCCGCCGGTCGCCGAAGAGGTCCCCGACGAGCTTGTCGCCTATCTCGCCGCCCAGGGCCTCGTAGTCGACGTGGGCGCCGGCATCGTCTTCGACGCCGCCGCTTACGCGGAGATGGTCGACCGCATCGTCGCAAAGATGCGCGAAGACGGGACGATTACGCTGGCCGCGGTCCGCGACCTCTTCGGGACGTCCCGGCGCTACGCGCAGGCCCTCCTGGAGCACCTGGACCAGCGGCGGATCACGGTCCGCCGCGGTGACGAGCGTGTCCTCGGCCGCGCCGCCGAGGCGCTGCGGTCATGAGCGGGGCGCCGGTCCTGGTCAAGGCATGCCTCAACGGCGCTCGGCCCGCCGGCTCCCATCCGGCGCTGCCGGTAACGCCGGAGCAACTGGCGGCAGCCGCCAGGGCGGCACAGGCCGCGGGCGCCGGAGCGGTGCACATCCACCCCCGCGACCCGTCCGGCCGCGAGAGCCTGGCGGCAGCCGATGTCGGCGCCGCGCTGCGAGCCGTGCGCGCGGCTTGCCCCGGCTTGCCCGTCGGCGTCACCACGGGCGCCTGGATCGTGAGCGACGCCGGGCTGCGGCGCGACCTTGTGTCCGCCTGGACCGAAATGCCGGACTTCGCCTCGGTGAACTGGCGAGAGGAGGGCGCCGAGGACCTTGCTGGACTGCTCCTCGAGCGCGGCGTCGGCGTGGAGGCGGGGCTCTTCACCCTGGAGGACGCCTTCGCTTTCCGGAGCAGCCCCATTGCGCCGGCTTGCCTCCGCGCCCTGGTCGAGGTACGCCGGGTCGAGGAGCAGGAGCCCATCGCGCTCGCGGCGGCGATGGACGCTGCCCTGGTCGACCTTGGAATCGACGTCCTGCATCACGGTTTCGGGCAGGACACCTGGGGCGTGCTCGAGGCCGCCCTGCGCCTCGGCCGCGACATCCGCATCGGCCTCGAGGACACCTTCACGCTGCCGGACGGCGCCACGGCGCCGGACAACGCCGCCCTGGTGCGCGCGGCCTGCGACCTCGCACGCAGCCTCGGCCGGCTGCCTTCATCGTAGGCGCCGCCGTGGTAACCTCAGGCCGAAGCCCACTCTGACCGCGAAGGACGCATGGCAGAGATAGCCGTCGCCCCGCCGAGACGAAACCGCCTCCTGCTTGCGCAGTGGTCTGAGCTGCTCGAAAACGACTCTTTCCGGCGCTTCTTCCTGATGCGCCTGGCCGCGACGGGCGCCGTCAACGCCCTCAGCTACGCCCTGCTCGTCTTCACCGTGCGCGAGTCTACGAGCGCGCTCGCCACAGGCGGCCTGCTCCTCACGGTGCTCGTCCCGTCGGCCATGCTCGGAGCCGTCGCGGGGTCTGCCGTCGACCGCCTCCCGCGCGGCCTCATCCTCTTCGCCTCGAACCTCCTGCGGGCCCTGCTGATGTTCGCGCTCATCGGCGCCAAGGACTCGCTCGCCTCGATCTACCTTGTTGGCCTCGCGCTTGGCGTGATCTCGCAGTTCGCCGTGCCGGCTGAGAGCGCCGTCCTGCCCCACATCGTCCGCCAGGACAAGCTGACGGCGGCGAACTCGTTCCTCAGCCTGGGCTCGCTTGCCACCCAGGTTGCCGGCATGCTGATCGTCGCGCCGGCGCTCCTGAAGACGACCGACGGCGACCCGCTGCTCTTTCTGCTCCTGGCGCTCTTCGTCTTCGCGGCCGCGATCATCACCGTGATCCCGCAGTTCCACTTCAGCTTCGCCGCCGAGCACCGTCACGGCCTCACGTTGAGGGCGGCCCGGCGCCAGTTTGCGGAGGGCTGGATGACCATGGCGCGGGACCCAGTCGCCTACTTGAGCCTCGTGCTGTCGGTCGTCGCTAGCGTTTCGACCCTGGTCGTCGCCACCCTGCTGCCGAAGTTCTCGGACCGGGTCCTTCACATCCCGCCCGAGAACATCGTCTTCGTCCTCGCGCCGGTCGCGATCGGCATCTTTCTGGGGCTGCGCAGCGTGGAATGGCTCGCCGACCGCTTCAACAAAATGGTGACAATCAGCGGCGCCTACCTCCTGATGGCAGCGACGCTGATGCTCCTGGGGCTCGTGCCCGCAACAGCCGCAGCGATCGTGGACTCCGACCCCCTCGGCATGTTCAGCCGGACGCCCCTCAACGACCAGTCTGCCCGCATCGCCGTAACGGTGCTGCACGGGAGCGTCTACGGCTTCGCCGTCACGGTGGTCGGCACGATGGGCAAGGTGCTGCTGAACGAGCGTGTGCCAGTCGAGATGCAGGGCCGCATTTTCGCCGCCCAGTCAGTGCTCTCGAACCTCGCGGCGATCCCGCCCGTGCTCGCCGGCGGGCTCCTCGCCGACGCCGTCGGTGTGGAGCCCGTGCTGATCGCTGCCGGCTGCGTGGCCCTGGCAGCCGCTGTTTGGTCCCGCGCCCAGGGCAGCAAGGTGGTCCCCGCCGGCGCTCTCTAGGACCCGCGGCGGGGCCTTTCGGGCGCATTTCGCGGCTGATCCGAGGGTGTAATGGCAGTGCCGGAAGCGGTTTGACACCCCAAATCGGGCACGCGTAGACTGAATCTGAGGTCAGGTCTAGAGGAGGTCGCTGGCATGATCGAGATGACGATCGAAGCCGTGCGAGTAAGCATGCAGAACCTGGCCCGCGTCCTCATCCTCAAAGAGAAATATGGCGAGCACTACCTCGTCATCTGGATCGGGCCAGCCGAGGCAGAAGCGATCGCCATGAAGTTGGGGGAGGCGCAGACTCCGCGGCCGATGACCCATGACCTTCTGCGCAGCGTCATCGACAGCCTTGGGGCCCAGGTCAGCCACATCCTCGTCAACGACATCTCGAACGATACCTTCTTCGCCCGCATCGTCCTGGACAGCAACGGCAAGACCCTGGAGATCGACTCTCGCGTGAGCGACGCTGTCGCCCTTGCCGTCCGCGCCCAGGTGCCGATTTACGCCGAGGAGTCCGTCCTCGAGCGCGCCGGCCTGCTCATCGACCAGGAGCCGGAGGGCAGCCTCACGGCCGTCAGCAGCGAGCCCATCTCCCGCGTCGCCCCCGAGGAACTCGAGAAGATGTCCGCCTTCAAGGACTTCATCGAAGGCCTCGACCTCGACGACTTCGACAAGCGCAAGTAGGAGCGCTGCGGACTACATAACTGGAAGCCTGAGGGCCGCGGCCGCGAGGCCTGCGGCCCTGGTTCATGATTTCCGGTTCCTGCTTGCCGGTTCCTTCCCTATCATTGGCCCGTGATCATCGGCGTCATCGGCGGCGAGGACTGTGACGAGACGACCCTGAGGGACGCCGAACAGGTGGGCCGCGAGCTGGCGCTGCGCGGCCACGTCCTGGTCTGCGGCGGTCGCGGCGGGGTCATGGAGGCGGCCTGCAGAGGGGCCCGCGCCGAAGGCGGCCATACGATCGGCCTGCTGCCCGGGGAAGACCGCAGCCAGGCGAACGCCTATGTCGAGTTCCCCATCGTCACCGGCGTCGGGCGGGCACGCAACCTCGCCATCGTCCTCACGTCCGACGCCCTGATAGCGATCGACGGCGCCTACGGCACGCTGTCCGAGATCGCCTTCGCGCACCAGTACGGCAAGCCCGTCGTGGGCCTGCGCACGTGGACGCTGTCCCTGGCGGGCGTCGAGGACCAGACGATGCTGCGCGCCTCGACGCCGGTGGAGGCTGTCGAGATGGCAGTACAGGCGGCGCAGAAGACACTCGTGCCCTAAAGGCCACGGCTACAAAGGAGCAAAGCATGCCCGACGACCGCATCGTGTCCGTCCACGCGCGTGAGATACTCGACAGCCGCGGCAACCCCACCCTCGAGGTAGAAGTCAGGCTGCAGGACGGGTCGGTCGGCCGGGCCGCGGTCCCGTCCGGGGCAAGCACCGGGACGCACGAGGCGCATGAGCTGCGGGACGGCGACCCGGCGCGCTACGGCGGGAAGGGAGTGCGCCGGGCGGTCCAGAATGTGAACACCGAGATCGCCCGCGCCATCCACAATGGCTCCGCGGGCGACCAGGAAGGGCTCGACCGGCGCCTGTGCGAACTCGACGGTACGCCGAACAAGGGCCGTCTCGGCGCCAACGCCATCCTCGGCGTCTCGTTGGCTGCCGCTCACGCAGCCGCGGCAAGCCGCAAGCAGCCTCTCTACGCCTACCTCGGCGGCGAGCGTGCGGACCTGCTGCCCCTGCCGCTCTTCAACGTCCTGAACGGCGGCAAGCACGCGGAGCGCAGCACAGACTTCCAGGAATTCATGCTCGCCCCCGTGGGCATCCCTACGTTCGGCGACGCCCTGCGCGCCGGCGCCGAGATCTACCAGACCCTGAAGCGCCTGCTGCACGACCGCGGCCTCAGCACGACCGTCGGAGACGAGGGCGGCTTCGCGCCCTCGCTCGGGAGCAACGTTGCCGCGGTCGAACTGCTCGTCGAAGCGATCGCCGCAGCGGGATACAAGCCCGGCGACCAGGTTGCCCTCGCCCTGGACCCGGCAACCAGCGAACTCTACCGCGATGGCCGCTACCACCTCCCTAGCGAGGGCCGGAGCCTGACGAGCGCCGAGATGGTGGAACTGTGGGCCGATTGGTGCCGGCGCTACCCGATCGTCAGTATCGAGGACGGGTTGGCGGAGGACGACTGGTATGGCTGGAGGCTCCTCACCCAGCGCCTCGGCGCAGAGGTGCAGCTCGTCGGCGACGACCTGCTGGTCACGAACCTCGAGCGGCTCAACCGCGCGATCGAGACGCGCGCGGCGAACGCGATCCTGGTGAAGGTGAACCAGATCGGGACGCTCTCGGAGGCCATAGCGGCGACAGAGCGGGCGCTCTCGGAGGGCTGGGGCGCGGTCGTCAGCCACCGCAGCGCCGAGACCGACGACACGACGATCGCGGACCTGGCGGTCGCGGTGGGCTGCGGCCAGATCAAGACCGGCGCGCCGGCCCGCGGAGAGCGCGTCGCCAAGTACAACCGCCTGCTCCGCATCGAAGAGGAGCTCGGGCCGCGGGCGCGGTATGCTGGCGGCAGCAAGCTGGCCGGAAGAGGCTGAGGGATGATCACGAAGTATCTGCAGGAAGCCATGAAGCGGGCCCACTACGAGCTGATGGAGGATGGTCAGTTCTGGGGGGAAATAGAGGGCTTTGACGGGCTTTGGGGGAGCGGCAGGACGCTGGAGGAGTGCCGCGAAGACCTTCAAGGCGCGCTCGAAGGCTGGCTGCTCCTGAAACTCTGGGACCACGATGATGACATCCCCGTCCTCGGCCGGTTGACCCTCTACCCACGTAAAGCCTCGCTCTCGAAGCCAGTTGCGCCGGCTGACTCATCGCGAACTCGTCGGGCGTCTTAGAGCCTTGGGCTTCAGCGGCCCCAGGGGCGGAGGCGACCACCTCTACATGCAACGCGGTGCCTTGAAGGTCCCGGTCCCAAATCCTCACGGGAGCTCCTTCTCGGTGGCACTCATTAGAAGGATCGTTCGTCGCGCCGGAATTACGCCCGAGGAGTGGGACTCCCTGGACCGCCGATGAACGTCCCCCCGCAGCGCGTCTCCGCCATCCCCTTCCCGGACGACTACCGCCTGCCCGGCAGGCCGGACGATGGCGCCGGGGCGGCCGCCGCAGACGCCTACCGCCAGACCCGATTCGTCCTGGGAGGGGACCTCGGGCTCTTCGAGGAGGCGATGCGCCTGCAGTTGCGCATCCTGCGCGATTCTTCCCACTCTCGCTTCCGGACTCATGCCTACGCGGCGCTCGTCGCACTCTGGTCGCGCGCGTACCAGTACCTGGCGGACATCGTGCTGCTTACCACGCGCGGGTCTTACGCTTCCACGCCGCCGCTAGCGCGCACGGCGTGCGAGGTGATAGCGGCGGAGGAGGCCCTGCGGGCCGGGGACATGGAGGAGCACAGCATCTGGCTTTACGGCACCCTGAAGCCTTCCGAGCAGCACCACGCGTTCGAGTTCGAGCTGGGGCGTTACTTCTCCGGGCAGACGCTGGCGGACGACCCGGTGCTGCGCGCGGTCTATCGCCCGGCAAGCGACCTGGGCCGCCCGAACTTCGGGGCGACGCTTTTGCAGGTGGGGCCGGAGTCCAACAACCTGCGCCTTGCGATCGCTTTCGCGGACGCGACCTTCCACCTGGGTTGGGCCGAAATCGCCCTTGGCTGGGCCCTCGCCCTGGCCGCCCGCCAGACCCGCGTCGCCATCGACGCCGAGGGCATCTTCGGCGTCACCGCCGAAACGCGCGCGGCTTATGCCGACCTCCAGCAGCGCGTCGACGCCGCCACGGCCCGCGACGACCGCTGCTACATCGAGGAAGTGGTGGAGGCGGACAACACGCGGCGCTACGTGGTGCACAACTTCCGGCGGCAATCGGGAGGCGCGCCGAAGAAGATCCTGCTGTGAGCCGCGGATGCCAGGCGGAGGCCGCGAGGCCCCTTCGTCTCGCGTGAAGTGAAGGGCCAGGCATTCAGCCTGGCCCTCATGTCTCCGATATCTCGCGCGACGGCGGCCCCTGCGTCCAGGGGGCTATGAGCCTGCTACCGCAGCCTCCACCCGCTCCCACCCGGGGATGAACTTCCGCCACTCCTCCTGCGCCTCCAGGTAATGGTAGAAGACGTAGTAGGAGCTGGCGGGCGGGCGCGATGGCTCCTTCAGGAGCTTCATCTTGGCCTCCGCGGGCGTGAGGCCGGCCTTGCGGTGGTTGCACTGGCGGCAGGCGGAGACGAGGTTGTCCCAGGTGTGCTTGCCGCCGCGGTGCCGCGGGATCACGTGGTCGATCGTGAGGTCCCTGGTCTGCTTGCCGCAGTACTGGCAGGTGTAGTGGTCGCGGACGAAGACCTCGCGCCGCGTCAGGCGCATTTGCGGCCGCGGGCGTCGGATCATGTAGATGAGCCTGATCACCGAGGGCAGCGGAAAGGACTGGAAGGCGCTGCGCAGGGCGCCCTCGCCGTGCTCGATTACTTCTGCCTTGCCGCGGTCGACGAGCACGAACGCCCGCCGGGCGTTGCACACGTTCAGCGGCTCGTAGTTCTGGTTGAGAACGAGTACCGCTGAGTTGCTCATAGACCCGGGGTGTTCCTTCTGGAACGCATGATAGCAGCCGCATCTCGGGCGTATCAACGCGGCGCCCGGCAGGCGGCGCCCCCGAGGCGCGGCTTGCCGCCGGCGTCCTTCGCGTCCAGCCCAGCAGTCTATTTCGTGACTCCTGCCCTCTGTACTCTGCACTCAGGGCTGGTACTAGAATGGGCTTACCGGCGGCGTCAGGTCTAAACGGGAAGGAGATTGCAGTGGCAGTCAAGGTCGGCATCAACGGCTTCGGCCGCATCGGCAGGCAGGTGCTCCGCACGATCCGCGAACGCCACCCGGGCGAGCTCCAGGTGGTGGCCATCAATGACCTTGTGGACACGGAGACCAACGCCCACCTCCTGAAGTACGACACCAACTACGGCCGCTTCCCGGGCGAAGTGCGCGCCGTCGACGGCGGCCTCCAGATCGACAACGACTTCATCCGCGTCTACGCCGAGCGCGACCCGGCGAAGATCCCCTGGGCCGAAGCCGGCGTCGAGATCGTCATCGAGTCGACGGGCTTCTTCACCGACGCCACCCAGGCCGTGGCGCACAAGCACGACAGCGTGAAGAAGGTGATCATCAGCGCGCCCGCGAAGAACGAGGACGTGACCATCGTCCTCGGCGTGAACGACGAGAAGTACGACCCCGGCAAGCACCACGTGATCTCGAACGCCTCCTGCACCACCAACGGCCTGGCGCCGCCGGTGAAGGTCCTGGTCGAGGAGTTCGGGCTGGCGAAGGGCCAGATGACGACCGTGCACTCCTACACGAACTCGCAGATGATCCTGGACCGGGCCGGCCCCAAGGACCTGCGCGAGGCCCGCGCCGGCGCCGTGAACATCGTCCCGACCTCCACCGGCGCCGCCAGGGCCCTGCGCCTCGTCATCCCCGAGGTCGACGGCATCCTGGACGGCCTCGCCTACCGCGTGCCGACGCCGACCGTGTCGGTGGTGGAGGTAGTCGGGCTTGTGAAGCGCCCGACGAACCGCGACGAGGTGAACGCCGCCCTGCGCCACTGGTCGAAGGAGCGCATGAAGGGCATCCTCGACATCACCGAAGACCCGGTGGTGTCGATGGACATGAAGGGCAACGAACACTCGTCGATCATCGACGGCCTCTCGACCAACGTCGTCGCCGGCGACCTCGTGAAGGTCGTGTCCTGGTACGACAACGAGTGGGGCTACGCCTGCCGCCTCGCGGACTTGACAGCGCTAGTGGCGCGCAAGGGGTGGTAAGAGGGAAGAGGGACCGATAGCGCTCGGGCGCATCCTTTTCCTGCCTTGGCGTCTGGCTCTGGCCGTCCCCTATTCGACGGCAAATTCCTGCGGCTTGGAGACGAGCCTGCCTCCGAGGCCGTCGACGACGCCTTCACCCAACGCTGCAACGCGCCAGCGGTAGACGCCAGGACCAAGCTTGCCCTTGAGGTCGAAGGCGTGCTGGTTGCCTGTGCCTGACTCAATGGTCTCTTCGATAGTCCTCAGCCATGCACTGTCGGTTCGAGGGTCGAAGCCACCGCCGCGGACCAGGTACATGGCGTCGATGAACAGCGCCGGGCCGCGACCCTCACGCCGCAGCCCAAGCC from Dehalococcoidia bacterium includes these protein-coding regions:
- a CDS encoding phosphotransferase, with the translated sequence GLGFAGRVVRLKLRYEHGAPEPGRSMIGKFAAPLASARELLNDFGGYQREVRFYAELAGNTGLPAPACYYHAYDSRNGTFVLLLEDLAASRLGDQVTGASYEEAEFVVSHLARFHARWWNDASLLELPWAQPSRAAIEKLPDLFERGLGPLRETMTGRFEDVMRLVQRLRPLVPELAQMYGSQFPPRPYTLVHGDMRMDNLFFPVEGRGRFAVVDWQGAAIGSPGNELAYFLILSLPVAVRRQHEASLIARYHSELVAYGVRDYPLQALKRDYDRGILIQLLGLPVLSGNLDFSSERGQALATAALERLSAAAADLKAARIITVLTWVLRLQRLGRAIRRRLPSMRRRG
- a CDS encoding methyltransferase; translated protein: MRTQVIRERVRGFDLTLETQPGVFAHRGLDPGTRLLIETMRVSPAARVLDLGCGYGAIGIVAAKLATKGHVVLVDSDIRATRLAERNLALNGVTNAEVVLGDGVHDLPRGARFDIVASNPPTHSGREVLDDMVAGAYAVLKPHGRLYMVVNRLLSLRREVGAVFGNVEIAARWKGYIVVEAAKAPAHTRD
- the selB gene encoding selenocysteine-specific translation elongation factor, giving the protein MFVIGTAGHVDHGKSTLVRALTGIDPDRLQEEKDRGMTIDLGFAWLDLGPGEDGAGALGEVSIVDVPGHERFIKNMLAGAGGIDLALLVVAADEGVMPQTREHLAILDLLGVRQGVVALTKSDLVEKDWLELVAVEVEETLEGTTLEGSPVVPCSGATGEGLPALVDAVRAALARTPPKRDMGRPRLPIDRAFTVAGFGTVVTGTLIDGSLQVGDEVEVVPAFEGGHLTALRSRVRGLQSHRHAVKQARPGTRTAINLAGIDVEDLSRGQVVARPGWLRPTFAVDVRLRALRSLPRPLRHNLNVSFHSGAAEAPAKLRLLESDQLAPGAEGWAQVRLARPMALVSGDRFVVRDANDTLGGGVIVATQAKRHPRRRQQVFDQLERLSRGSPEDALLAALARGQPAEPEALIAASEAGPEQARASLAGLIAAGRVVELRAEGATFVCTAEYLDSLRDRVTAEAEAYQREHPLRSGIPREELRSRLELPARVFAALVAALVESGALAEKGAALSTPGWTPRLTAAEQARADAYLRALRATPYSPPVAEEVPDELVAYLAAQGLVVDVGAGIVFDAAAYAEMVDRIVAKMREDGTITLAAVRDLFGTSRRYAQALLEHLDQRRITVRRGDERVLGRAAEALRS
- a CDS encoding 3-keto-5-aminohexanoate cleavage protein, which codes for MSGAPVLVKACLNGARPAGSHPALPVTPEQLAAAARAAQAAGAGAVHIHPRDPSGRESLAAADVGAALRAVRAACPGLPVGVTTGAWIVSDAGLRRDLVSAWTEMPDFASVNWREEGAEDLAGLLLERGVGVEAGLFTLEDAFAFRSSPIAPACLRALVEVRRVEEQEPIALAAAMDAALVDLGIDVLHHGFGQDTWGVLEAALRLGRDIRIGLEDTFTLPDGATAPDNAALVRAACDLARSLGRLPSS
- a CDS encoding MFS transporter, which encodes MAEIAVAPPRRNRLLLAQWSELLENDSFRRFFLMRLAATGAVNALSYALLVFTVRESTSALATGGLLLTVLVPSAMLGAVAGSAVDRLPRGLILFASNLLRALLMFALIGAKDSLASIYLVGLALGVISQFAVPAESAVLPHIVRQDKLTAANSFLSLGSLATQVAGMLIVAPALLKTTDGDPLLFLLLALFVFAAAIITVIPQFHFSFAAEHRHGLTLRAARRQFAEGWMTMARDPVAYLSLVLSVVASVSTLVVATLLPKFSDRVLHIPPENIVFVLAPVAIGIFLGLRSVEWLADRFNKMVTISGAYLLMAATLMLLGLVPATAAAIVDSDPLGMFSRTPLNDQSARIAVTVLHGSVYGFAVTVVGTMGKVLLNERVPVEMQGRIFAAQSVLSNLAAIPPVLAGGLLADAVGVEPVLIAAGCVALAAAVWSRAQGSKVVPAGAL
- a CDS encoding bifunctional nuclease family protein produces the protein MIEMTIEAVRVSMQNLARVLILKEKYGEHYLVIWIGPAEAEAIAMKLGEAQTPRPMTHDLLRSVIDSLGAQVSHILVNDISNDTFFARIVLDSNGKTLEIDSRVSDAVALAVRAQVPIYAEESVLERAGLLIDQEPEGSLTAVSSEPISRVAPEELEKMSAFKDFIEGLDLDDFDKRK
- a CDS encoding TIGR00725 family protein codes for the protein MIIGVIGGEDCDETTLRDAEQVGRELALRGHVLVCGGRGGVMEAACRGARAEGGHTIGLLPGEDRSQANAYVEFPIVTGVGRARNLAIVLTSDALIAIDGAYGTLSEIAFAHQYGKPVVGLRTWTLSLAGVEDQTMLRASTPVEAVEMAVQAAQKTLVP
- the eno gene encoding phosphopyruvate hydratase encodes the protein MPDDRIVSVHAREILDSRGNPTLEVEVRLQDGSVGRAAVPSGASTGTHEAHELRDGDPARYGGKGVRRAVQNVNTEIARAIHNGSAGDQEGLDRRLCELDGTPNKGRLGANAILGVSLAAAHAAAASRKQPLYAYLGGERADLLPLPLFNVLNGGKHAERSTDFQEFMLAPVGIPTFGDALRAGAEIYQTLKRLLHDRGLSTTVGDEGGFAPSLGSNVAAVELLVEAIAAAGYKPGDQVALALDPATSELYRDGRYHLPSEGRSLTSAEMVELWADWCRRYPIVSIEDGLAEDDWYGWRLLTQRLGAEVQLVGDDLLVTNLERLNRAIETRAANAILVKVNQIGTLSEAIAATERALSEGWGAVVSHRSAETDDTTIADLAVAVGCGQIKTGAPARGERVAKYNRLLRIEEELGPRARYAGGSKLAGRG
- a CDS encoding type II toxin-antitoxin system HicB family antitoxin; the protein is MITKYLQEAMKRAHYELMEDGQFWGEIEGFDGLWGSGRTLEECREDLQGALEGWLLLKLWDHDDDIPVLGRLTLYPRKASLSKPVAPADSSRTRRAS
- a CDS encoding type II toxin-antitoxin system HicA family toxin; its protein translation is MGFSGPRGGGDHLYMQRGALKVPVPNPHGSSFSVALIRRIVRRAGITPEEWDSLDRR
- a CDS encoding HNH endonuclease, whose amino-acid sequence is MSNSAVLVLNQNYEPLNVCNARRAFVLVDRGKAEVIEHGEGALRSAFQSFPLPSVIRLIYMIRRPRPQMRLTRREVFVRDHYTCQYCGKQTRDLTIDHVIPRHRGGKHTWDNLVSACRQCNHRKAGLTPAEAKMKLLKEPSRPPASSYYVFYHYLEAQEEWRKFIPGWERVEAAVAGS